A single Pseudoxanthomonas sp. DNA region contains:
- a CDS encoding catalase family peroxidase codes for MPPLADDPSSPAPPPRPWRAWAVIAGLVLALSLAFAWVAGWIGPSARLTAPRLVDDIENGKPYPGFRRAHSRGVCVAGHFVPTAQAAALSRARVFDQPRTPVSGRLSIGGADPFGAEAQARVRSLALALRTDDGQEWRMAMNSFPFFAVATTAGFRAQMLASRPDPATGKPDPAKMAAFLAQYPEAARFQAWAKSAPWSDSWANTEYNGVNAFRFIDAQGRSRFVRWSMRPQAPFQPLADTTRQQAEADYLQGELQARLARGPVRWDLVVTEAAEGDPVDDPSQPWPASRPQHVVGTLVLDRSEPQDAGACRDVNYDPTVVPDGIALSGDPILAARAAAYSVSFNRRERETARGQIATPTDTKTTEATR; via the coding sequence ATGCCACCCCTCGCCGACGATCCCTCCTCGCCCGCGCCGCCGCCCCGCCCCTGGCGCGCCTGGGCCGTCATCGCCGGCCTGGTCCTGGCCCTGTCGCTGGCCTTCGCCTGGGTGGCGGGCTGGATCGGTCCGTCCGCCCGCCTCACCGCGCCGCGGCTGGTGGACGACATCGAGAACGGCAAACCCTATCCGGGGTTCCGGCGTGCGCACAGCAGGGGCGTCTGCGTCGCCGGTCATTTCGTGCCCACTGCGCAGGCCGCCGCGCTGTCGCGGGCCCGCGTCTTCGACCAGCCCCGCACGCCGGTGAGCGGGCGCCTGTCGATCGGCGGCGCCGATCCGTTCGGTGCCGAGGCGCAGGCGCGCGTGCGCAGCCTGGCGCTGGCACTGCGCACCGACGACGGACAGGAATGGCGAATGGCGATGAACAGCTTCCCGTTCTTCGCCGTCGCCACGACGGCGGGCTTCCGTGCGCAGATGCTGGCGTCGCGACCCGACCCGGCCACCGGCAAGCCCGACCCGGCGAAGATGGCGGCGTTCCTGGCGCAGTATCCGGAAGCCGCGCGCTTCCAGGCCTGGGCGAAGTCCGCGCCCTGGTCGGACAGCTGGGCGAATACCGAGTACAACGGCGTGAATGCCTTCCGCTTCATCGACGCGCAGGGCCGCTCGCGGTTCGTGCGGTGGTCGATGCGGCCCCAAGCGCCGTTCCAGCCGCTGGCCGACACAACGCGCCAGCAGGCCGAGGCGGACTACCTGCAGGGCGAGCTGCAGGCCAGGCTCGCGCGGGGCCCAGTGCGCTGGGACCTGGTGGTGACCGAGGCGGCCGAGGGCGATCCGGTCGACGATCCTTCGCAGCCATGGCCGGCGTCGCGTCCGCAACATGTCGTCGGCACGCTGGTGCTGGACCGCAGCGAGCCGCAGGACGCCGGTGCCTGCCGGGACGTCAACTATGACCCGACGGTCGTGCCGGACGGCATCGCCCTGTCGGGCGATCCGATCCTGGCCGCGCGCGCGGCGGCCTACAGCGTGTCGTTCAACCGGCGCGAACGCGAAACCGCCCGCGGCCAGATCGCGACACCGACGGACACGAAGACGACGGAGGCGACGCGATGA
- a CDS encoding sigma-70 family RNA polymerase sigma factor: MPARPPRLDDETLHALIPRLRRFARSLASDAAAADDLVQAALERALTRGADLRDPAALQTWLFSVLYRIFVDERRRAARWKRIARLFSAEDDASPPTPEQVFDARTSLAGFGGLTTEQRALLMLVSVEGLAYREAAEALGIPVGTVMSRLSRARQALRAMQEETPPTSALKALR; encoded by the coding sequence ATGCCCGCCCGACCGCCCCGCCTGGATGACGAGACCCTGCACGCGCTGATTCCGCGCCTGCGCCGGTTCGCGCGCTCGCTGGCGTCCGACGCCGCGGCGGCCGACGATCTGGTGCAGGCGGCGCTGGAGCGTGCATTGACGCGCGGCGCCGACCTGCGCGATCCGGCGGCCCTGCAGACCTGGCTGTTCTCGGTGCTGTACCGCATCTTCGTCGACGAGCGTCGGCGTGCGGCGCGATGGAAGCGCATCGCGCGGCTGTTCTCGGCCGAGGACGACGCCTCGCCGCCCACCCCCGAGCAGGTGTTCGACGCGCGCACCTCGCTGGCCGGCTTCGGCGGCCTGACGACCGAGCAGCGCGCGTTGCTGATGCTGGTCAGCGTGGAGGGACTGGCCTACCGCGAGGCCGCCGAGGCGCTGGGCATCCCGGTGGGCACGGTGATGTCGCGCCTGTCGCGCGCGCGCCAGGCGCTGCGCGCGATGCAGGAGGAAACGCCGCCCACGTCTGCCCTGAAGGCCTTGCGATGA
- a CDS encoding anti-sigma factor → MNIKPLHDAPTDDELHAYVDGRLDPARRAAIVAWLDAHPGRAAEVDAWKRDAERLRALSANPERWPANAALMPALIRRGLRARRRRRLGIAASWVLAFVIGGGAGWQMRDLRPAPSALPMADAVAAYRQFAEADAPPMEFDPARADDLQRWLLRHFGEAGRVPDLSQAGYRWMGGRLLSTEQGAAAMLVYQDGSGARVGFYLRPRGRLAGEGQRRDGDLLAQYWSHRDTSFALVSDAADVAARALPNLLDNG, encoded by the coding sequence ATGAACATCAAGCCCCTGCACGACGCACCGACGGACGACGAACTGCACGCGTACGTGGACGGCCGCCTCGATCCCGCACGCCGCGCGGCCATCGTCGCCTGGCTCGACGCACATCCCGGACGCGCCGCCGAGGTGGATGCCTGGAAGCGGGATGCCGAACGCCTGCGCGCGCTGTCGGCGAACCCCGAGCGCTGGCCGGCGAATGCGGCGCTGATGCCCGCGCTGATACGGCGCGGCCTGCGGGCGCGACGCCGCAGGCGCCTGGGCATCGCCGCCTCCTGGGTATTGGCCTTCGTCATCGGCGGCGGTGCCGGCTGGCAGATGCGCGACCTGCGCCCGGCGCCGTCGGCCCTGCCCATGGCGGACGCGGTGGCCGCGTACCGCCAGTTCGCCGAGGCCGATGCGCCGCCGATGGAATTCGACCCGGCCCGCGCGGACGACCTGCAACGCTGGCTGCTGCGCCACTTCGGCGAGGCCGGACGGGTGCCCGATCTCAGCCAGGCCGGTTACCGGTGGATGGGGGGCCGCCTGCTGTCCACCGAACAGGGCGCCGCCGCCATGCTGGTCTACCAGGACGGCTCGGGCGCACGGGTGGGCTTCTATCTGCGGCCGCGTGGCCGGCTGGCGGGCGAGGGGCAGCGCCGCGACGGCGATCTGCTGGCGCAGTACTGGTCGCACCGCGACACCAGCTTCGCGCTGGTCAGCGATGCCGCCGACGTCGCGGCGCGCGCGCTGCCAAACCTGCTGGACAACGGGTGA
- a CDS encoding methyltransferase, translating to MTIRIVPLSLALVAAFAASTPSFAASPAKPAGTAHALTAADAAALDATLKGDWRDPKNVARDAYRHPKETLSFFGVTPTQTVVEITPGGGWYAEVLAPYLKNGGRYVAAVVDPASAPEKSRGYYQRSVDGLQKKFTDAPAQFDKAATVKYDPAAPVFGAAGSADVVLTFRNVHNWRSANQAEGMFKGFFEVLKPGGVLGVVEHRANRDVPADDKSGYVSEAQVIALAEAAGFRLDAKSEVNANPKDTKDHPNGVWTLPPSNNHPEADRAKYQAIGESDRMTLRFVKPR from the coding sequence ATGACGATCCGCATTGTTCCGCTGTCCCTGGCGCTGGTGGCTGCATTCGCTGCCTCCACGCCTTCGTTCGCCGCCTCGCCTGCCAAACCGGCCGGCACCGCGCACGCACTGACCGCGGCTGACGCCGCCGCACTGGACGCCACCCTGAAGGGCGACTGGCGCGATCCCAAGAACGTGGCGCGCGACGCTTACCGCCACCCGAAGGAAACGCTGTCGTTCTTCGGCGTGACGCCGACGCAGACCGTCGTGGAGATCACGCCCGGCGGCGGCTGGTATGCGGAAGTGCTGGCGCCGTACCTGAAGAACGGCGGACGGTACGTGGCCGCGGTGGTGGATCCGGCGTCCGCCCCGGAGAAGAGCCGTGGCTATTACCAGCGCAGCGTGGACGGCCTGCAGAAGAAGTTCACCGACGCGCCGGCGCAGTTCGACAAGGCGGCGACGGTGAAGTACGACCCCGCCGCGCCGGTGTTCGGCGCCGCAGGGTCTGCGGATGTCGTGCTGACCTTCCGCAACGTGCACAACTGGCGCAGCGCCAACCAGGCGGAGGGCATGTTCAAGGGTTTCTTCGAGGTGCTGAAGCCGGGTGGGGTGCTGGGCGTGGTGGAACACCGCGCGAACCGGGACGTGCCGGCCGACGACAAGAGCGGCTACGTCAGCGAGGCGCAGGTGATCGCGCTGGCGGAAGCGGCCGGCTTCCGCCTCGACGCGAAGAGCGAGGTCAACGCCAACCCGAAGGACACCAAGGACCATCCGAACGGCGTGTGGACGCTGCCGCCGTCCAACAACCATCCCGAAGCCGACCGCGCGAAGTACCAGGCCATCGGCGAGAGCGACCGCATGACGCTGCGGTTCGTGAAACCGCGTTGA
- a CDS encoding NADP-dependent oxidoreductase, protein MVHPDGERNTRIVLAARPQGEPTADDFRLEHAPVPEPAEGQVLLRNRYLSLDPYMRGRMNAGRSYAKPVEIGEVMDGGTVSEVIHSRHPDLKAGDLVLAHGGWQTHAIADGRLLKRRLDGSVAPLTTALGVYGMPGFTAYVGLHEIGKPQPGETVVVAAASGPVGATVGQIAKLQGARTVGIAGGDAKRAYLRDELGFDMALDHRAPDFAAQLRAACPDGIDVYFENVGGAVFDAVVPLLNDFARIPVCGLVAHYNDTALPPGPDRMPWLMSQILTRHLTVRGFIQHDFIALYPQFLCEMGAWLSEGKIRYREDLVEGLENAPHALIGLLRGENFGKVVVKL, encoded by the coding sequence ATGGTCCACCCTGATGGAGAACGCAACACGCGCATCGTGCTGGCCGCACGCCCGCAGGGCGAGCCGACGGCCGACGACTTCCGCCTGGAACACGCGCCCGTGCCCGAACCCGCGGAGGGCCAGGTGCTGCTGCGCAACCGCTATCTGTCGCTGGATCCGTACATGCGCGGCCGCATGAACGCAGGGCGTTCGTACGCCAAGCCGGTGGAGATCGGCGAGGTGATGGACGGCGGCACGGTGTCGGAAGTGATCCACTCGCGGCATCCAGACCTGAAGGCCGGCGATCTCGTGCTGGCGCATGGCGGCTGGCAGACCCACGCCATCGCCGACGGCCGCCTGCTGAAGCGCAGGCTGGATGGGTCGGTCGCGCCACTGACCACTGCGCTCGGCGTCTACGGCATGCCGGGCTTCACCGCCTACGTCGGGCTGCACGAAATCGGCAAGCCGCAGCCCGGCGAGACGGTGGTGGTCGCCGCCGCCAGCGGACCGGTCGGCGCCACCGTCGGCCAGATCGCGAAGCTGCAGGGCGCGCGTACGGTCGGCATCGCCGGCGGTGACGCCAAGCGCGCCTATCTGCGCGACGAACTGGGCTTCGACATGGCGCTGGACCATCGCGCGCCGGACTTCGCCGCGCAGTTGCGGGCCGCGTGCCCGGACGGCATCGACGTCTACTTCGAGAACGTCGGCGGCGCCGTGTTCGACGCCGTGGTACCGCTGCTCAACGATTTCGCCCGCATCCCGGTCTGCGGACTGGTCGCGCACTACAACGACACCGCGTTGCCGCCCGGACCCGACCGCATGCCGTGGCTGATGAGCCAGATCCTGACCCGCCACCTCACCGTGCGCGGGTTCATCCAGCACGATTTCATCGCGCTGTACCCGCAGTTCCTGTGCGAGATGGGAGCGTGGCTGTCCGAGGGCAAGATCCGCTACCGCGAGGACCTCGTGGAAGGCCTGGAGAACGCACCGCACGCGCTGATCGGGCTGTTGCGCGGGGAGAACTTCGGCAAGGTGGTGGTGAAGCTGTAG
- a CDS encoding bifunctional acetate--CoA ligase family protein/GNAT family N-acetyltransferase: MSTYRLDSIFRPRAVAVVGSQSRPRSVGRAVVENLRAAGFDGRIGLVNKHPTPMDGVTIARHLRDLPWTPDLVVIATPAATVPSLAAEAAEKGAAAVVVLTAAMGNGPGSPAAQLEILTREKGLRVLGPNCLGVIAPHARLNASLASRFPKAGDLALISQSGAISGGLVEWSMSQPVGFSAVVSLGDALDVDFADLLDYFATDHRTRAILLYVEAIRDARKFMSAARAAARTKPVVVVKSGHGLPVRVTPAGSTHTQNLAKPNAVYGAAFRRAGLLRVRSLHELFAAARTLGQVRPFQGRRLAILTNGGGVGALSVDHLYEQGGTLATLSEATRDTLDRLLPVGWSRTNPVDLLTDIDADRYAATIEALLADPENDALLAVNVPTVLSSSSEAAHAVTRVLSQRPAHGARKPVFTVWLGNDPQAEALLDAAQIPRYPNESDAVAGFMHLVRHREVQAALMETPPSLPEDFSPDVGKARALVDAALDAGHAWLDPLATTQLLAAYGIPMAPVWRAVDPDDAARIAAPLLADGMTVAVKILSPDIPHKSDVDGVRLNLPHANAVREAAAGILQRARERRPDARIEGVMVQPTLLRPKARELIAGIADDPVFGPVIAFGRGGTAVEVINDQAVALPPLDLRLAHELIARTRVSRVLKAYRDVPAADERAVALVLVKLAQLAADIPEIQQLDINPLLADRDGVVAVDARIAVARGRALHKGRGHPRFAIFPYPTEWERTIELADGQSALVRPVRPEDDAMFRAFFTHVTDDDLRLRFFQSVRHFSHEFIARLTQLDYARSIALVAVHPDTHEMLGAVRLHADANYETGEYGILVRSDLKGHGIGWKLMRIMIEYAQWQGLKTIEGQVLRENRTMLAMCESLGFRVKLDPDDPTLMHVSLPVPSKA, encoded by the coding sequence ATGAGCACCTACCGCCTCGACTCGATCTTCCGCCCGCGCGCCGTCGCCGTGGTCGGCAGCCAGTCGCGTCCGCGTTCGGTGGGACGCGCGGTGGTGGAGAACCTGCGGGCCGCCGGCTTCGATGGCCGGATCGGATTGGTCAACAAGCACCCGACGCCGATGGACGGCGTCACCATCGCACGCCACCTGCGCGACCTGCCGTGGACGCCCGACCTGGTGGTGATCGCCACGCCCGCGGCCACGGTTCCGTCGCTGGCCGCCGAAGCCGCGGAGAAGGGCGCCGCGGCCGTCGTGGTGTTGACCGCCGCGATGGGCAACGGGCCGGGCTCGCCTGCCGCGCAGCTGGAAATCCTGACGCGCGAGAAGGGCCTGCGCGTGCTGGGTCCGAACTGCCTGGGCGTGATCGCGCCGCATGCGCGCCTCAACGCCAGCCTGGCGAGCCGCTTCCCGAAAGCGGGCGACCTGGCGCTGATCTCGCAGTCGGGCGCGATTTCCGGCGGCCTCGTCGAATGGAGCATGAGCCAGCCGGTCGGCTTCTCCGCCGTGGTGTCGCTGGGCGATGCACTGGACGTCGACTTCGCCGACCTGCTGGACTACTTCGCCACCGACCATCGTACGCGCGCGATCCTGCTGTACGTGGAAGCCATCCGCGATGCGCGCAAATTCATGTCGGCCGCGCGCGCGGCTGCGCGCACCAAGCCCGTCGTCGTGGTGAAGTCCGGCCATGGCCTGCCGGTGCGGGTCACGCCGGCCGGCAGCACGCACACACAGAACCTGGCCAAGCCGAACGCCGTCTACGGCGCCGCGTTCCGGCGCGCCGGCCTGCTGCGCGTGCGCTCGCTGCACGAGCTGTTCGCGGCGGCGCGCACCCTGGGCCAGGTGCGTCCGTTCCAGGGGCGACGACTCGCCATCCTCACCAACGGCGGCGGCGTGGGTGCGCTGTCGGTCGACCATCTGTACGAACAGGGCGGCACGCTGGCGACGCTGTCGGAGGCCACGCGCGACACCCTGGACCGCCTGCTGCCGGTGGGGTGGTCGCGGACCAATCCGGTCGACCTGCTGACCGACATCGACGCCGACCGCTACGCCGCGACGATCGAAGCCCTGCTCGCCGATCCGGAGAACGATGCGCTGCTCGCGGTCAACGTGCCGACGGTGTTGTCGTCGTCGTCGGAAGCGGCACATGCGGTCACCCGTGTGCTGTCGCAGCGCCCCGCGCATGGCGCGCGCAAGCCCGTGTTCACCGTCTGGCTGGGCAACGACCCGCAGGCCGAAGCGCTGCTCGATGCCGCGCAGATCCCGCGCTATCCGAACGAGTCGGACGCGGTGGCCGGCTTCATGCACCTGGTCCGCCATCGCGAGGTGCAGGCCGCGCTGATGGAGACGCCGCCCAGCCTTCCGGAGGATTTCAGCCCCGATGTCGGCAAGGCCCGCGCGCTGGTCGATGCGGCGCTGGACGCCGGCCACGCATGGCTGGATCCACTGGCCACCACGCAGCTGCTCGCCGCCTACGGCATTCCGATGGCGCCGGTCTGGCGCGCGGTCGATCCCGACGATGCCGCACGCATCGCCGCGCCGCTGCTGGCCGACGGCATGACGGTGGCGGTGAAGATCCTGTCGCCCGACATCCCGCACAAGTCGGACGTGGATGGCGTACGCCTCAACCTGCCGCACGCGAATGCCGTACGCGAGGCGGCGGCCGGCATCCTGCAGCGCGCGCGCGAACGCCGCCCGGATGCCCGCATCGAAGGCGTGATGGTGCAACCGACGCTGCTGCGGCCGAAGGCGCGCGAACTGATCGCCGGCATCGCCGACGATCCGGTGTTCGGCCCGGTCATCGCATTCGGCCGGGGCGGTACGGCGGTGGAAGTCATCAACGACCAGGCCGTCGCCCTGCCGCCGCTGGACCTGCGGCTGGCGCACGAGCTGATCGCACGCACGCGCGTCTCGCGCGTGCTGAAGGCCTACCGCGACGTGCCGGCCGCCGACGAGCGCGCGGTCGCACTGGTGCTGGTGAAGCTGGCGCAACTGGCCGCCGATATCCCGGAGATCCAGCAGCTCGACATCAATCCGCTGCTGGCCGACCGTGACGGCGTGGTCGCCGTCGATGCACGCATCGCCGTGGCGCGCGGTCGCGCATTGCACAAGGGCCGCGGCCATCCGCGCTTCGCGATCTTCCCGTATCCGACCGAATGGGAACGGACCATCGAACTCGCCGACGGTCAATCCGCGCTGGTGCGACCGGTGCGGCCGGAAGACGACGCGATGTTCCGCGCGTTCTTCACCCACGTGACCGACGACGACCTGCGCCTGCGCTTCTTCCAGTCGGTGCGCCATTTCAGCCACGAGTTCATCGCCCGCCTCACCCAGCTCGACTACGCGCGTTCGATCGCCCTGGTCGCCGTGCATCCGGACACGCACGAAATGCTCGGCGCCGTGCGCCTGCATGCCGACGCCAACTACGAGACGGGCGAGTACGGCATCCTGGTGCGCTCGGACCTCAAGGGGCACGGCATCGGCTGGAAGCTGATGCGGATCATGATCGAGTACGCGCAGTGGCAGGGCCTGAAGACCATCGAAGGCCAGGTACTGCGCGAGAACCGCACCATGCTGGCGATGTGCGAGAGCCTCGGCTTCCGCGTGAAGCTGGATCCCGACGATCCCACGCTGATGCATGTCAGCCTGCCGGTGCCGAGCAAGGCATGA